One window from the genome of Flexibacter flexilis DSM 6793 encodes:
- a CDS encoding CgeB family protein: MKFIVSIPGLAHTIPMNHYVPQALRSLGHEVIVFNHERDNWVEKIREKISKPAFLDYKNEQLLQLIDREKPDVFFSIYGRTQTAEIIRKIKSKKILTASWWLNDPFQLGFEAAPAAEYDFYFTNSLYTHDDYRKKGVQNIYFLPVGIMPELHKPMTQRQYKYDVLFAGDHKPNREEILADLVKKGIKVAIMGPWKARKMKYDDILAPYFIKRSFFTPEEMVQVFQQSKIVLNVHTWLDLCDYGVNPRLFEASGSGSFQLCDDKKEISMLFEPQKEVVLYKSPAELPALIEYYLQHDQEREAIAEAAYQRVVRDHTYTQRMQTVLDLIAKSKK; encoded by the coding sequence ATGAAATTCATTGTATCTATACCTGGTTTGGCGCACACTATTCCCATGAACCATTATGTTCCACAGGCTTTGCGCAGTTTGGGGCATGAGGTGATTGTCTTTAATCACGAACGAGACAATTGGGTAGAAAAAATTCGCGAGAAAATATCTAAACCTGCATTCTTGGATTACAAAAACGAGCAGCTACTTCAGCTCATCGACCGCGAAAAACCAGACGTATTTTTTAGTATTTATGGCCGCACGCAAACGGCTGAAATAATCCGAAAAATCAAAAGTAAAAAGATTTTGACGGCTTCTTGGTGGCTCAACGACCCATTTCAGTTGGGTTTTGAGGCAGCACCCGCCGCTGAATACGATTTTTATTTTACCAATAGCCTTTACACGCACGACGATTACCGCAAAAAAGGCGTTCAAAATATTTATTTCTTGCCCGTGGGCATTATGCCCGAGTTGCATAAACCCATGACGCAGCGTCAGTACAAATATGACGTGCTGTTTGCGGGAGACCACAAGCCCAATCGTGAAGAAATATTGGCCGATTTGGTGAAAAAAGGAATTAAAGTAGCCATTATGGGGCCTTGGAAAGCTCGCAAAATGAAATACGATGATATTTTGGCTCCTTATTTTATCAAACGTTCGTTTTTTACGCCCGAAGAAATGGTGCAGGTTTTCCAACAATCCAAAATTGTATTGAATGTTCATACATGGTTGGATTTGTGCGATTATGGCGTAAATCCCCGTTTGTTTGAAGCCAGTGGCAGTGGCTCGTTTCAGCTTTGCGACGACAAAAAAGAAATTTCGATGTTGTTCGAACCGCAAAAAGAAGTGGTTTTGTATAAAAGTCCAGCCGAGTTGCCAGCACTTATTGAGTATTACTTGCAGCACGACCAAGAGCGCGAAGCCATTGCAGAAGCTGCTTATCAACGTGTTGTGCGCGACCATACCTACACGCAGCGCATGCAAACTGTTCTTGATTTAATAGCAAAATCCAAAAAATAA
- a CDS encoding sensor histidine kinase, giving the protein MFNSRVVSAILALVVSGVTTAFVSLIDNTPTNALILAAVMSFVSAFMLSYFSMEYLVFRELQNLHAAIEKLRRKDFKLTKSRFGSIEPIRKINDEMMRYASKKEQEIDELKRIENYRREFLADISHELKTPIFAAQGFVHTLLDGAADDPEVRDQFLKKAAKSLDGLEALVQDLITLSQMETGYITMKIKPLEISELINDIFEQLEKKAQKRNTTLKLDSKPDKKYWVLGDVNRIGQVLINLIENAIKYGNDNGKVIVGLESSKDFVSITVRDNGPGIAEEHQKRIFERFYRIDKSRSKDKGGTGLGLAIVKQIIDAHGSKITVSSKIGRGTTFEFRLEKTVAPLPTTNS; this is encoded by the coding sequence ATGTTCAATTCGAGAGTAGTTTCGGCGATTTTGGCTTTGGTGGTGTCGGGTGTTACGACGGCTTTTGTTTCGCTAATAGATAACACACCGACCAACGCCCTGATTTTGGCGGCTGTCATGTCGTTTGTGTCGGCGTTTATGCTTAGTTATTTTTCGATGGAATATCTCGTGTTCAGGGAGTTGCAGAATTTGCACGCCGCCATCGAAAAGCTCCGTCGGAAAGACTTTAAGCTCACCAAAAGCCGCTTCGGTTCTATTGAGCCAATTCGCAAAATCAATGACGAGATGATGCGTTATGCCAGCAAAAAAGAACAAGAAATTGACGAGCTAAAACGCATAGAAAACTATCGCCGTGAATTTTTGGCCGACATCTCGCACGAACTGAAAACCCCGATTTTTGCCGCGCAAGGTTTTGTACATACGCTGCTGGACGGCGCAGCCGACGACCCAGAAGTTCGTGACCAATTTCTGAAAAAAGCCGCTAAAAGTTTGGACGGTTTGGAAGCCCTGGTGCAAGACCTCATTACGCTTTCGCAAATGGAAACGGGTTATATTACTATGAAAATCAAACCGTTAGAAATAAGCGAATTGATTAATGATATTTTTGAGCAATTGGAAAAGAAAGCACAAAAACGTAACACTACTTTAAAGCTGGACAGCAAACCCGACAAAAAATATTGGGTGTTGGGCGACGTGAACCGCATCGGGCAGGTGCTTATTAACCTTATCGAAAACGCCATTAAATACGGAAATGATAATGGGAAAGTAATCGTGGGCTTGGAGTCGAGTAAAGATTTTGTAAGCATCACGGTGCGCGACAACGGGCCGGGCATTGCCGAAGAACACCAAAAACGCATTTTTGAACGCTTTTATCGCATAGACAAAAGTCGTTCGAAAGACAAAGGCGGTACGGGTTTGGGGCTGGCCATCGTCAAACAAATCATTGATGCGCACGGCTCAAAAATCACCGTTAGTAGCAAAATTGGGCGAGGCACAACCTTTGAATTTCGGTTGGAAAAAACGGTTGCACCACTACCCACAACAAATAGCTAG
- a CDS encoding DEAD/DEAH box helicase, with amino-acid sequence MTFADFELNKQLLTAIEELGYEAPTPIQEKAIPAISAGHDILGIAQTGTGKTAAFLLPLLMKIKYAQGLHPRAIIFAPTRELAMQIDDNIKLLAAHTDIRHTVIYGGIGPKTQIMTIAKGIDILVATPGRFLDLYLRGDIILKEIKTMILDEADKMMDMGFMPQIRKILEVVPRKRQNLLFSATMPDKVVTLSEEFLEYPTRIEVAPQSSTIETIDQVLFEVPNIETKRNLLLHLIKDEEAAPRVFVFVKTKHTAEDLYKFLQKHFWKGVGVVHANKGQNSRINTMDAFRNGQVRVMVATDVAARGLDISMVSHVINFDVPIIYEDYVHRIGRTGRANNEGQAFTFLTKDEEYHIAKIESIIRMSIPRQPLPPNVEVASTPFEENQNMLRNIDNQRKKEDPTFQGAFHEKKAKNLPPPNKKPRSTSGGTRKPAASKGKGGSGAGNSRGGNGGRSSGGGRGGRR; translated from the coding sequence ATGACATTCGCAGATTTTGAACTCAATAAACAATTACTGACGGCTATCGAAGAATTGGGCTACGAAGCCCCTACGCCAATCCAAGAAAAGGCCATTCCTGCCATCAGTGCAGGCCACGACATCTTGGGTATAGCCCAAACAGGAACAGGCAAAACCGCTGCGTTTTTGTTGCCACTCCTCATGAAAATTAAGTATGCACAAGGCCTACACCCTCGCGCCATTATTTTTGCTCCCACGCGCGAGTTGGCCATGCAGATTGATGATAACATTAAACTTTTGGCCGCCCATACCGACATACGGCATACGGTTATTTATGGCGGAATTGGCCCCAAAACCCAAATTATGACCATCGCCAAAGGCATTGATATTTTGGTGGCAACGCCTGGCCGTTTCTTGGATTTGTATTTGAGAGGTGATATTATTCTCAAAGAAATAAAAACCATGATACTCGATGAGGCCGACAAAATGATGGACATGGGTTTTATGCCCCAAATCCGCAAAATACTCGAAGTCGTGCCACGCAAACGCCAAAATCTGTTGTTTTCGGCCACCATGCCCGACAAGGTTGTAACGCTTTCTGAAGAGTTTTTGGAATATCCGACACGCATAGAAGTTGCTCCGCAATCGTCCACGATTGAGACCATCGACCAAGTGCTTTTTGAAGTGCCCAACATCGAAACCAAACGCAATTTGCTTTTGCATCTGATTAAAGATGAAGAAGCCGCGCCGCGTGTTTTTGTGTTCGTGAAAACAAAACACACTGCCGAAGATTTGTATAAATTCCTACAAAAACACTTTTGGAAAGGTGTGGGTGTGGTGCACGCCAACAAAGGCCAAAACTCGCGTATCAATACAATGGATGCGTTTCGTAACGGACAAGTGCGCGTGATGGTAGCCACCGACGTAGCGGCCAGAGGTTTGGACATTAGCATGGTTTCGCACGTAATCAATTTTGATGTACCGATTATTTACGAAGATTATGTACACCGAATTGGCCGCACGGGTCGCGCCAATAACGAAGGGCAAGCCTTTACGTTCCTGACCAAAGATGAGGAATACCACATCGCCAAAATTGAGTCGATTATTCGCATGAGTATTCCGCGCCAACCCTTGCCGCCCAATGTGGAAGTGGCCAGCACGCCGTTTGAAGAAAACCAAAATATGTTGCGTAACATAGACAACCAACGCAAAAAAGAAGACCCAACATTTCAAGGGGCTTTTCATGAGAAAAAAGCCAAAAATTTGCCACCGCCCAATAAAAAACCAAGAAGTACGAGCGGCGGCACGCGCAAACCTGCGGCTAGCAAAGGCAAAGGAGGTAGCGGTGCAGGCAATTCGCGCGGCGGAAATGGCGGGCGTAGCAGTGGTGGCGGACGCGGCGGCAGACGTTAA
- a CDS encoding glycosyltransferase family 2 protein, with protein sequence MKIQISAVIIAFNEEKNIARCLRSLQGVADEVIIIDSFSVDKTVEIATSLGAKVQQRAFDGYASQKNYGNDLAQNDWILSLDADEELSPILKESILQAKANPQADAYKFNRAIFYFNQWIRHGNSYPDCKVRLWNKQKGSWGGGSVHETLQLTAGTKTAKLAGDLYHYSYESVEAQAAQGNKYTSLAAADMFASGKRATWGKLLLSPVSNFLKGYFFRGGLLDGKQGLGVSAMFAHGVFLKYLKLFALQESFKISLIISTYNRKDALELVLLSVLQQTQMPFEVIVADDGSRADTQELIASFQSKFSVPLRHCWHADEGFKLSQIRNKAMAMAQGDYLVSIDGDMVLNRHFVADQRALAQKGFFVQGSRVLLSDEKTKEVLAQKNINIRWWDSGIKNRFNAMHIPFMMRRMAKKRDDIRAIRGCSMAFWREDCIRINGFNEAIIGWGREDSEFAVRLINSGVYRHNIKFAAVAYHLYHPENSRATLPENDRILADAIAHKATYCEKGINAYLS encoded by the coding sequence ATGAAAATACAAATTTCGGCTGTTATTATTGCTTTTAACGAAGAAAAAAACATTGCTCGTTGTTTGCGTTCTTTGCAGGGCGTGGCAGATGAAGTAATTATAATTGATTCATTTTCAGTAGATAAAACCGTAGAAATAGCCACCTCGTTGGGTGCAAAAGTGCAACAACGCGCTTTTGATGGCTACGCTTCCCAAAAAAATTATGGCAATGATTTGGCTCAAAATGACTGGATTCTGTCGCTTGATGCCGACGAAGAGTTGAGTCCAATACTGAAAGAAAGCATTTTGCAAGCAAAAGCCAATCCACAAGCCGACGCGTATAAATTCAATCGCGCTATTTTTTATTTTAACCAATGGATTAGGCATGGCAACAGCTACCCCGATTGTAAAGTGCGCCTTTGGAATAAACAAAAAGGTAGTTGGGGCGGTGGCAGCGTACACGAAACTTTGCAGCTTACGGCAGGGACAAAAACTGCAAAATTAGCAGGCGATTTATATCATTATTCGTATGAATCGGTGGAGGCGCAAGCCGCACAAGGCAACAAATATACAAGCCTTGCGGCAGCGGATATGTTTGCTTCGGGCAAGCGTGCGACTTGGGGAAAATTACTGCTGAGTCCAGTTTCTAATTTCCTGAAAGGCTATTTTTTTAGAGGTGGTTTGCTGGACGGCAAACAAGGTTTGGGCGTGTCGGCCATGTTTGCACATGGTGTTTTTCTGAAATATCTAAAACTTTTTGCTTTGCAAGAATCGTTCAAAATATCGCTGATTATTTCTACTTACAACCGCAAAGATGCTTTGGAATTGGTATTGCTTTCGGTGCTACAACAAACCCAAATGCCTTTTGAAGTAATTGTAGCAGATGACGGATCTCGTGCTGATACACAAGAACTTATAGCGTCATTTCAATCAAAATTTTCTGTGCCACTTCGCCACTGTTGGCACGCTGATGAGGGTTTCAAACTTTCTCAAATTCGTAACAAAGCGATGGCCATGGCGCAAGGCGACTATTTGGTAAGCATAGATGGCGACATGGTCTTGAACCGCCATTTTGTCGCCGACCAACGTGCCTTGGCGCAAAAAGGATTTTTTGTACAAGGTTCGCGCGTGCTGCTTTCGGATGAAAAAACCAAAGAAGTATTAGCGCAAAAAAATATAAATATTCGGTGGTGGGACTCTGGTATTAAGAACCGATTTAATGCGATGCACATTCCGTTTATGATGCGCCGAATGGCCAAAAAACGTGACGATATTCGCGCGATTCGGGGTTGTAGTATGGCCTTTTGGCGCGAAGACTGCATCCGAATCAATGGGTTTAATGAAGCGATAATCGGGTGGGGCAGAGAGGATAGCGAATTTGCGGTACGGCTGATTAATAGCGGCGTGTATCGGCACAATATCAAATTTGCGGCAGTGGCTTACCACTTGTATCATCCCGAAAATAGCCGCGCCACATTGCCCGAAAACGACCGTATTTTGGCCGATGCCATTGCCCACAAAGCGACTTATTGCGAAAAAGGCATCAATGCTTATTTGTCTTAA
- a CDS encoding DUF1987 domain-containing protein: protein MEKIILEATPTTPQIILDPAGRFEFGGKSLPENSFEFYRPILEWLDEFNKSYKGDFPVSLSFKLEYFNTSSTSHFLKIIKKIDALFASGYDASIFWFHDPDDDDMKEAGEDFRQLVRIPINIVAEDIPQMPNE from the coding sequence ATGGAAAAAATAATATTAGAGGCTACGCCCACCACACCACAAATCATCTTAGACCCCGCAGGACGTTTTGAATTTGGAGGCAAATCCTTGCCAGAAAACTCCTTTGAATTTTATAGACCAATTTTAGAGTGGCTCGACGAATTTAACAAATCCTACAAAGGTGATTTTCCTGTTTCTCTTAGCTTTAAGTTAGAATATTTTAATACTAGTTCTACTTCGCATTTCCTGAAAATAATCAAAAAAATAGACGCGTTGTTTGCCAGCGGCTACGATGCCAGTATTTTTTGGTTTCATGACCCCGACGACGACGACATGAAAGAAGCAGGGGAAGATTTTCGCCAATTGGTGCGCATTCCTATCAATATTGTGGCAGAAGACATTCCGCAAATGCCTAATGAATAA
- the gyrB gene encoding DNA topoisomerase (ATP-hydrolyzing) subunit B, producing the protein MAEQKDNYSADNIQVLEGLEAVRKRPAMYIGDIGIKGLHHLIWEVVDNSIDEALAGYCTNIEVFINPDNSITVTDNGRGIPTGIHSKEGRSALEVVLTVLHAGGKFDKDTYKVSGGLHGVGVSCVNALSTHLRATVHREGKIFQQEYSCGAPLYPVKVVGETDRTGTIIDFTPDASIFTITEYKYDTVASRLRELSYLNKGIHISLTDLRQTDDNGQPLGEAFYSEGGLREFVEYLDSTRENLIPEPIHMESEKNGTPVEVALLYNTSYTENVFSYVNNINTIEGGTHVAGFRRALTRTLKNYADRSGILEKEKIEITGDDFREGLTAVISVKVAEPQFEGQTKTKLGNSDVMGAVDASVAEMLDTYLEEHPREAKLIVSKVILAAKARHAARKAREMVQRKNVLSGSGLPGKLADCSESDPAVCEIYMVEGDSAGGSAKQGRNRAFQAILPLRGKILNVEKAQEHRIYDSEEIRNIITAMGVSFGTADGERALNLEKLRYHKIIIMTDADVDGSHIRTLILTFFYRYMREIIENGYLYIAQPPLYLVKKGKEERYCWTEEQREQAVRELAKEGREDSVGIQRYKGLGEMNPEQLWETTMNPEKRTLKVVTIDSAAEADHLFSMLMGDEVAPRREFIERNARYAKIDV; encoded by the coding sequence GTGGCAGAACAAAAAGACAATTATTCGGCAGATAATATACAAGTCCTCGAAGGGTTGGAAGCTGTGCGCAAACGCCCAGCTATGTATATCGGTGATATTGGCATCAAAGGCTTACACCACCTGATATGGGAAGTAGTGGACAACTCCATAGACGAAGCATTAGCAGGCTATTGTACTAACATTGAGGTATTTATTAACCCCGATAACTCCATTACCGTAACCGACAACGGACGTGGTATCCCTACGGGCATACACAGCAAAGAAGGCCGTTCGGCGTTGGAAGTTGTACTCACTGTGCTACACGCAGGCGGTAAATTTGACAAAGATACATACAAAGTTTCGGGCGGTTTGCACGGCGTGGGTGTTTCCTGTGTGAACGCACTTTCTACGCATTTGCGTGCGACCGTACACCGCGAAGGCAAAATTTTCCAACAAGAATATAGCTGCGGTGCGCCGCTTTATCCCGTAAAAGTAGTTGGCGAAACAGACCGTACAGGTACAATTATCGACTTTACGCCTGATGCCAGCATTTTTACCATCACCGAATACAAATACGATACGGTTGCTTCGCGTTTGCGCGAACTTTCGTACCTGAACAAAGGCATACACATTTCCTTGACGGATTTGCGCCAAACCGACGACAACGGCCAGCCTTTGGGCGAAGCGTTTTACTCGGAAGGTGGCTTGCGTGAGTTTGTGGAATATCTGGACTCGACACGCGAAAACCTGATTCCTGAACCAATTCACATGGAAAGCGAGAAAAACGGAACGCCTGTAGAAGTTGCTTTACTTTATAACACTTCTTACACCGAAAACGTATTTTCGTATGTAAACAACATCAATACCATCGAAGGCGGTACACACGTGGCAGGTTTCCGTCGCGCCCTTACGCGTACACTCAAAAACTACGCTGACCGTTCGGGTATTTTGGAGAAAGAAAAAATTGAGATTACGGGCGACGACTTCCGCGAAGGCCTAACGGCTGTAATTTCGGTGAAAGTGGCCGAGCCACAATTTGAAGGCCAAACCAAAACCAAACTCGGTAACTCCGACGTGATGGGTGCGGTAGATGCCAGCGTCGCCGAAATGCTCGATACGTATTTGGAAGAGCATCCGCGCGAAGCCAAACTCATTGTTAGTAAAGTGATTTTGGCCGCCAAAGCACGCCACGCTGCCCGCAAAGCGCGTGAAATGGTGCAACGCAAAAACGTGTTGTCGGGTTCGGGTTTGCCTGGCAAACTGGCCGACTGCTCGGAGTCTGACCCTGCGGTTTGCGAAATATACATGGTGGAAGGGGATTCGGCTGGTGGCTCTGCCAAACAAGGCCGTAACCGTGCATTTCAGGCGATTTTGCCGCTTAGAGGTAAAATCCTGAACGTAGAAAAAGCCCAAGAACACCGCATTTACGATAGCGAAGAAATCCGTAACATTATTACCGCGATGGGCGTTTCGTTCGGAACTGCCGACGGCGAGAGAGCTTTGAACCTCGAAAAACTACGTTACCACAAAATCATCATCATGACCGATGCTGACGTGGACGGTAGCCATATTCGCACGCTTATCCTGACGTTTTTCTACCGCTATATGCGCGAAATCATCGAAAACGGTTATCTGTACATTGCTCAACCGCCATTGTATTTGGTGAAAAAAGGCAAAGAAGAGCGTTATTGCTGGACAGAAGAGCAACGCGAACAAGCCGTGCGCGAGTTGGCCAAAGAAGGCCGCGAAGATTCGGTAGGTATTCAGCGTTACAAAGGTTTGGGTGAAATGAACCCCGAACAACTTTGGGAAACAACCATGAACCCTGAAAAACGCACGCTAAAAGTCGTAACCATCGACTCGGCAGCCGAAGCAGACCATTTGTTCTCGATGCTGATGGGCGATGAGGTTGCGCCGCGCCGTGAGTTTATCGAACGCAATGCGCGTTACGCCAAAATTGATGTGTAA
- the sppA gene encoding signal peptide peptidase SppA, with protein MQFLKYVLATVVGIFLTWVIGFLLFVGIAASASKGDAPILEENSVLKISFDAPIVERESGDNPFKDLNLPVGNDEGGIGIVEFKKTLARAKTDDNIKGIYLDMSSVRAGFASLEEIRNALIDFKKSGKFILAYGEMYSEGAYYVASVADKIYLNPAGLMEINGLSSNITFFKGTLAKLEVEPEIFKVGDFKSAVEPFFLDKMSEPSRLQTTSFLNSIYNHYLDKVAESRKIDRKQLEVISDSMLVRDAADALKYKIVTNLGYYDEVQDELRKLLKIEADDKIEFIGLSSYQKADDEKSELNEGKGSGDRVAVIFASGEITSGKGSDEVIGSDRIAEAIRKARLDKKVKAVVLRINSPGGSAMASDVMWREVMLTKKVKPIIASMSDVAASGGYYMAMGCNKIVAQPTTITGSIGVFGMMFNTQKLLNNKLGVTMDGVKTGEFSDLGNMTRPLTAYERKVIQQSVEKIYGEFTSKAAEGRHMKVEDLRAVASGRVWSGVEAKEKGLVDVLGGLDDAIKLAASEAKLKEGEYRIKQLPATQSFFEKIMSDLNNEADARIFNAQYGELAPYVRQIKHLQEIRGVQARLPFDISFE; from the coding sequence ATGCAATTTCTGAAATATGTATTGGCCACAGTGGTAGGGATTTTCCTTACATGGGTCATTGGTTTTCTGCTTTTCGTGGGCATTGCCGCGTCTGCTTCCAAAGGTGATGCGCCAATTCTAGAAGAAAATTCTGTGCTAAAAATTTCGTTTGATGCCCCTATCGTAGAGCGCGAAAGCGGCGATAATCCGTTCAAAGATTTGAATCTTCCTGTCGGAAACGATGAAGGCGGAATCGGTATCGTAGAATTTAAAAAGACGTTGGCCAGAGCCAAAACAGACGACAATATCAAAGGCATTTATTTAGACATGTCGTCGGTGCGTGCGGGTTTTGCTTCGTTAGAAGAAATTCGTAACGCCTTGATCGACTTCAAAAAATCAGGCAAATTCATTCTTGCCTATGGCGAAATGTACAGCGAAGGCGCGTATTATGTAGCTTCCGTTGCCGACAAAATTTACCTTAATCCTGCGGGTTTGATGGAAATTAACGGCCTCAGTTCCAACATTACTTTCTTCAAAGGAACGTTGGCAAAATTGGAAGTAGAGCCTGAAATTTTTAAAGTAGGTGATTTTAAAAGTGCCGTTGAGCCTTTCTTCCTCGACAAAATGAGCGAACCAAGCCGCCTACAAACTACGTCATTCCTCAACTCCATTTATAATCACTACTTGGACAAAGTAGCCGAATCACGCAAAATTGACCGCAAACAATTAGAAGTAATTTCTGACTCAATGTTGGTGCGCGATGCCGCCGACGCACTCAAATACAAAATCGTAACCAACTTAGGCTATTACGACGAAGTGCAAGACGAGTTGCGCAAATTGCTCAAAATCGAAGCTGACGACAAAATCGAATTTATCGGCCTTAGCAGCTACCAAAAAGCTGACGACGAAAAATCAGAACTTAACGAAGGCAAAGGCAGTGGCGACCGCGTAGCTGTAATTTTTGCTTCGGGCGAAATCACGTCGGGCAAAGGCAGCGATGAGGTAATCGGCTCTGACCGCATCGCTGAAGCTATCCGCAAAGCGCGTTTGGACAAAAAAGTAAAAGCAGTGGTGTTGCGCATTAACTCTCCAGGTGGTAGCGCAATGGCTTCCGACGTAATGTGGCGCGAGGTGATGCTTACCAAAAAAGTAAAACCAATTATCGCTTCTATGTCCGATGTGGCAGCTTCTGGCGGTTATTACATGGCGATGGGTTGCAACAAAATCGTAGCACAACCAACTACTATTACGGGTTCTATCGGTGTGTTTGGCATGATGTTCAACACCCAAAAATTATTGAACAACAAATTGGGCGTTACGATGGACGGCGTGAAAACAGGTGAGTTTTCGGATTTGGGCAATATGACTCGTCCGCTGACAGCTTACGAACGCAAAGTAATTCAACAAAGCGTAGAGAAAATCTACGGCGAGTTTACGAGCAAAGCCGCCGAAGGCCGCCACATGAAAGTAGAAGATTTGCGTGCTGTAGCTTCTGGCCGCGTATGGTCGGGTGTAGAAGCCAAAGAAAAAGGTTTGGTTGATGTGTTGGGTGGCTTAGACGATGCCATTAAGTTGGCGGCTTCGGAAGCCAAATTGAAAGAAGGCGAATACCGCATCAAGCAATTGCCTGCTACGCAAAGTTTCTTTGAAAAAATCATGAGCGATTTGAACAACGAAGCAGACGCACGTATTTTCAATGCGCAATACGGTGAGCTTGCTCCTTATGTGCGCCAAATCAAGCATTTGCAAGAAATCAGAGGCGTACAAGCGCGTTTGCCTTTTGATATTAGCTTTGAATAA
- a CDS encoding SiaB family protein kinase: MNYFTLNIFFTNLPHFKSLWSMVNIYHQYQMMKQNHLIVSYSGTLNGELIASLLQLSDAKLKEQQVNVRKKKNIINILIECLQNIFYHSEMELPALKECILMLSKQDDEYVIYTGNYLRQDRAKVLQAKLEKINPLSQEEIHQLYLATLDSGQISAKGGAGLGILRIIRESGQKLEYAIENIDNEHAFLGLQIKIGSLCESA, from the coding sequence ATGAATTATTTCACTTTAAATATTTTTTTTACAAATTTACCACACTTTAAAAGTTTGTGGTCAATGGTAAACATCTATCATCAATATCAAATGATGAAGCAAAATCATTTGATTGTTTCGTATAGCGGTACGCTCAACGGGGAGCTTATTGCCTCTCTGCTTCAGCTTTCTGATGCAAAGCTGAAGGAGCAACAAGTCAATGTACGGAAAAAAAAGAATATCATCAATATTCTGATAGAATGCTTACAAAATATCTTTTATCATTCCGAAATGGAACTTCCTGCCCTGAAAGAATGTATTCTAATGCTCAGTAAGCAAGATGACGAGTATGTTATTTACACGGGTAATTATTTGCGCCAAGACCGCGCCAAGGTATTACAAGCAAAATTAGAAAAAATCAATCCATTATCCCAAGAAGAAATACATCAACTCTATTTGGCAACGTTAGATAGCGGTCAGATTTCTGCCAAAGGTGGAGCTGGTCTGGGAATCCTCCGAATCATTCGGGAGTCAGGCCAAAAACTTGAATATGCTATCGAAAATATAGATAACGAACACGCTTTTTTAGGTTTGCAAATAAAGATTGGCTCACTTTGCGAGTCTGCGTAA
- a CDS encoding shikimate dehydrogenase family protein: protein MRQFGLIGYPISHSFSKKYFTEKFIREGIKDAYYELFPLPDIELFPVLVSRKSHLSGLNVTIPHKETVIPFLDELHEAAQRIGAVNVIKVETDGRLIGYNSDYYGFKLSLEKNIQIHNNTHTKAFILGTGGASKAVKAALQDLGIDFREVSRQAKDGGVWAYEDITAEALQTHTLIINTTPLGMYPNTETCPPLPYEQLTPRHLLFDLVYNPTETLFMQKGQAAGAHVANGLEMLHLQAEKAWEIWNSAL from the coding sequence ATGCGACAATTCGGCCTTATCGGATACCCAATTTCTCATTCGTTTTCTAAAAAATATTTTACTGAAAAATTCATTCGCGAAGGAATCAAAGACGCGTATTATGAGCTTTTCCCGTTGCCAGACATTGAGCTTTTTCCTGTGTTGGTTTCGCGCAAATCGCATTTGAGCGGCCTAAACGTAACCATTCCACACAAAGAAACCGTTATTCCGTTTCTGGACGAGTTGCACGAAGCCGCTCAACGCATTGGTGCGGTGAATGTGATTAAAGTAGAAACCGATGGGCGATTAATTGGCTATAATTCAGATTATTATGGCTTTAAATTGTCGTTAGAGAAAAATATTCAAATCCATAACAACACGCACACCAAAGCCTTTATCTTGGGAACTGGTGGCGCGAGCAAGGCCGTAAAAGCGGCTTTGCAGGATTTGGGCATTGATTTTCGGGAAGTTTCGCGACAAGCCAAAGACGGCGGCGTTTGGGCATATGAAGACATCACGGCGGAAGCCTTGCAAACGCACACGCTCATCATTAACACTACCCCGCTGGGAATGTATCCGAACACCGAAACTTGTCCGCCTTTGCCTTACGAGCAACTTACACCACGCCATTTGCTGTTTGATTTGGTGTACAACCCAACTGAAACACTGTTCATGCAAAAAGGCCAAGCCGCAGGCGCACACGTGGCCAACGGTTTAGAAATGTTGCATTTGCAGGCCGAAAAAGCATGGGAAATTTGGAATAGTGCGCTGTAA